A single genomic interval of Microbulbifer variabilis harbors:
- the ssb gene encoding single-stranded DNA-binding protein: protein MARGINKVILIGNLGNDPETKYMPSGGAVTNISLATSESWKDKQTGQQQERTEWHRVVFFNRLAEIAGEYLRKGAKVYVEGSLRTRKWQDKNTGQDRYTTEIVASEMQMLDGRGEQGGFGQGMGGAAMGAAGAAMGSQMGGQQGGYEQQGGFQQGGYQQGNQGRPAPSNQQQPAQQQSQGPAGGFDNSFDDDIPF, encoded by the coding sequence ATGGCCAGGGGTATCAACAAAGTAATCTTAATTGGCAATCTGGGTAATGACCCGGAAACCAAATATATGCCGAGCGGTGGTGCGGTTACCAATATCAGCTTAGCCACCAGCGAGAGCTGGAAGGATAAGCAGACTGGCCAGCAGCAGGAGCGCACTGAATGGCACCGCGTAGTATTTTTCAACCGCTTGGCAGAGATTGCCGGTGAGTATTTACGTAAAGGTGCAAAGGTCTATGTAGAAGGTTCGCTGCGCACGCGTAAATGGCAGGATAAGAATACTGGTCAGGATCGCTACACTACGGAGATTGTTGCCAGCGAAATGCAAATGCTGGATGGTCGCGGAGAGCAGGGCGGTTTCGGTCAGGGTATGGGCGGTGCCGCAATGGGTGCGGCAGGTGCAGCTATGGGGAGCCAGATGGGCGGTCAGCAAGGCGGTTACGAACAGCAGGGCGGTTTCCAGCAAGGTGGCTATCAGCAGGGTAATCAGGGGCGCCCGGCTCCCAGTAACCAACAGCAACCTGCGCAGCAGCAAAGCCAGGGCCCTGCCGGTGGTTTTGATAATAGCTTTGACGACGATATCCCCTTCTAA
- a CDS encoding sugar nucleotide-binding protein produces the protein MSDLHTGYKPDRVALIRAGNDIDSALQKRLQRAGFRIQLLAPAELDKLRPASIVINASACADDQGMPEALEIAESLAQCSCQHVIHLSSYAVFAGGEPRKYDEDEVAAPQSHSGRQWLACEEALSELENLTVLRFGWMVDSNPDALLGRVLRGFVTGEPVTLDGCNSGNPVTALDLARVAVAVAQQLASGAEARGIYHYGSSDDCTAVEFALEVVERAQSLYDEGRFAQFSALETGPDQNRGVVLACGKLRDVFGIQQHSWRQGLTRQVELWLERLDAEMQE, from the coding sequence GTGTCTGATCTACATACCGGATATAAGCCGGATCGGGTTGCGCTAATTCGCGCCGGAAACGATATCGATAGCGCGCTGCAGAAACGCCTGCAGCGTGCTGGTTTCCGTATACAGCTGCTTGCACCCGCAGAACTCGATAAGTTGCGCCCCGCCTCTATTGTCATTAATGCGTCGGCATGCGCGGATGACCAGGGTATGCCGGAAGCCCTAGAGATTGCTGAGTCATTGGCACAGTGCTCCTGTCAGCATGTTATTCACCTCTCTTCCTATGCGGTCTTTGCCGGTGGTGAACCGAGGAAATACGATGAGGATGAGGTAGCTGCACCTCAATCTCACAGTGGGCGGCAATGGCTGGCTTGTGAGGAAGCCTTATCAGAATTAGAGAATCTGACAGTTCTGCGTTTTGGCTGGATGGTGGATAGCAATCCTGATGCTCTGCTGGGGCGGGTGTTACGGGGTTTTGTGACGGGTGAGCCGGTCACACTGGATGGCTGTAATAGCGGTAACCCGGTCACGGCCCTGGATCTGGCTCGTGTTGCAGTTGCAGTGGCGCAGCAACTAGCCAGTGGTGCTGAGGCTAGAGGGATCTATCACTACGGCAGCTCGGATGACTGTACTGCGGTGGAGTTTGCCCTTGAGGTTGTGGAGCGAGCCCAGTCACTCTACGACGAGGGCAGGTTCGCACAATTCAGCGCACTGGAAACCGGGCCGGACCAGAACCGGGGGGTGGTGTTGGCCTGTGGTAAGTTGCGCGATGTCTTTGGCATACAGCAGCATAGCTGGCGTCAAGGTCTCACTAGGCAGGTGGAGCTGTGGCTGGAGCGTCTGGACGCGGAGATGCAGGAATAG
- the fabB gene encoding beta-ketoacyl-ACP synthase I, protein MRRVVITGMGITSCIGTNTKEVTDSLRAGRSGIRFQEEYKELGLRSQVAGPVDIDFKEHIDRKQLRFMGDAAAYAYIAMREAIEMSGLEEKDISNPRTGIVMGSGGTSTQNIIDAAHTLKEKGVRRVGAYRVPQVMNSTVSACLSTPYKIKGVNYSISSACATSAHCIGNGAELIQMGKQDIVFAGGGEELAWSLTHLFDAMGALSSKFNDDPTKASRPYDADRDGFVIAGGGGCLILEEMDHALARGATIYAELTGYGATSDGYDMVAPSGEGAVRCMKQALAGMDGNGLQGGVDYINTHGTSTPVGDIAELKAMSEVFAGKVPAFASTKSLTGHSLGAAGVQEAIYSLLMMQNNFIAASANVEHRDPEAEGMDLVTELRECEIKRAMSNSFGFGGTNACLIFDKV, encoded by the coding sequence ATGCGTCGGGTAGTCATTACCGGGATGGGCATCACATCCTGTATCGGTACCAATACAAAAGAAGTTACCGATTCACTAAGAGCAGGCCGCAGCGGTATCCGCTTCCAGGAGGAGTACAAAGAGCTAGGCCTGCGTAGCCAGGTTGCAGGCCCTGTGGATATCGATTTCAAAGAACATATAGACCGCAAGCAACTGCGCTTTATGGGAGATGCTGCCGCCTATGCTTACATCGCCATGCGAGAGGCAATCGAAATGTCCGGCTTGGAGGAGAAAGACATCTCCAACCCTCGAACCGGCATTGTGATGGGTTCCGGCGGCACCTCCACCCAAAATATTATTGATGCCGCACACACGCTCAAGGAAAAGGGGGTTCGCCGTGTCGGCGCCTACCGAGTTCCCCAGGTGATGAACAGCACCGTTTCAGCCTGCTTATCCACACCCTATAAAATCAAAGGTGTGAACTACAGCATCTCCTCCGCCTGTGCCACAAGTGCCCACTGCATCGGCAACGGTGCCGAACTGATTCAGATGGGCAAACAGGATATTGTCTTCGCCGGTGGCGGTGAGGAACTGGCCTGGAGTCTCACGCACCTGTTCGACGCCATGGGCGCCCTATCGAGCAAGTTTAACGACGACCCCACTAAGGCCTCACGCCCCTACGATGCCGATCGGGATGGTTTTGTTATCGCCGGTGGTGGTGGCTGTCTGATTCTGGAAGAAATGGACCATGCACTCGCCCGCGGCGCAACCATTTACGCCGAACTCACTGGCTACGGCGCAACTTCTGATGGATACGATATGGTGGCCCCGAGTGGAGAAGGCGCAGTGCGCTGCATGAAGCAAGCCCTAGCGGGCATGGATGGCAATGGGCTGCAAGGCGGTGTGGACTACATCAACACCCACGGCACCTCAACCCCGGTCGGCGATATCGCTGAGCTAAAAGCCATGAGCGAAGTCTTTGCCGGCAAAGTGCCCGCATTTGCCTCCACCAAGTCTCTAACCGGACACTCCCTCGGCGCTGCCGGCGTGCAGGAGGCCATCTACAGTCTGCTAATGATGCAAAATAACTTTATTGCCGCTTCCGCCAATGTGGAGCACCGGGACCCAGAAGCGGAAGGGATGGATCTAGTTACTGAATTGCGCGAGTGCGAGATTAAGCGTGCCATGTCCAACAGCTTTGGTTTCGGTGGTACCAACGCTTGCCTAATTTTCGATAAAGTTTAA